The Stratiformator vulcanicus genome has a segment encoding these proteins:
- a CDS encoding sensor histidine kinase, with protein sequence MSHRWFDILLGRPLATGVVDSRFEKRYAAALRGTAAWLVQLRWVATFGQLITISFVEWVLAVPLPLAPLLTVIGMTAASNVFLGLWSATHPPGDPAVEPAPVTVRVCGPVMLFDLIMLTALLYFSGGAANPFVIFYFVNLSLTTVVLPRQWAWTATSFAIVGFILISFFHRELEPLVSSAAVTRGQSGGTPLVQFGSIVAFIACSITIVYFTMLLRDQLKRHDREIRAYQDEFTRAQKLEALGTLAAGAAHELANPLSTIAVVAREVERRVEQIDKDGRIAKDIALIRTELDQCRGILDRMSLDAGQAMGEELTEVTVDELLSEILSSLRNGDRVRTRLPKQIAQRKLLLPFVVTAQAIRGLIQNAISASPDGHDVTITGSCDHNRLSMNIDDQGEGMSPEVLARVGDPFFTTKEPGSGTGLGVFLARAVVERLGGELRIASTKSLGTTVVVSLPVSPIE encoded by the coding sequence ATGAGTCACCGTTGGTTCGACATCCTGCTGGGAAGACCACTTGCCACCGGAGTCGTTGATTCACGATTTGAGAAGCGCTACGCTGCGGCCTTGCGCGGGACCGCGGCGTGGCTGGTCCAATTACGCTGGGTTGCCACATTCGGCCAACTCATCACGATCAGCTTCGTCGAATGGGTGCTTGCTGTGCCTTTGCCGCTGGCGCCGCTGCTGACCGTGATCGGGATGACGGCTGCGTCAAACGTGTTTTTAGGCTTGTGGTCGGCGACTCACCCGCCCGGTGATCCGGCCGTTGAACCCGCGCCGGTGACCGTTCGCGTTTGCGGACCGGTCATGCTGTTCGACCTGATCATGTTGACTGCCCTGCTCTACTTCTCAGGCGGGGCGGCGAATCCATTTGTCATTTTCTACTTCGTCAATCTGTCGCTGACGACAGTCGTGCTGCCCCGTCAGTGGGCGTGGACGGCAACGAGCTTTGCCATTGTCGGTTTCATTCTGATTTCATTCTTCCACCGTGAATTAGAGCCGTTGGTGTCGTCGGCTGCGGTCACGCGTGGCCAAAGTGGTGGAACTCCGCTCGTCCAATTCGGGTCGATCGTCGCCTTCATCGCCTGCTCGATTACGATCGTCTATTTCACCATGCTGTTGCGTGACCAATTGAAACGACACGACCGCGAAATTCGGGCCTACCAAGATGAATTCACGCGTGCTCAGAAATTGGAAGCGTTAGGCACACTCGCGGCCGGTGCCGCGCATGAGTTGGCAAATCCGTTGTCGACTATTGCCGTGGTCGCGCGGGAAGTCGAGCGCCGGGTCGAGCAAATTGATAAGGACGGCCGGATCGCGAAAGATATCGCACTCATCAGGACGGAACTTGATCAATGCCGCGGGATTCTGGACCGCATGTCGCTCGACGCCGGTCAGGCGATGGGGGAAGAACTGACCGAGGTCACCGTCGACGAGTTGCTGTCCGAAATTCTCAGCAGCTTGCGCAACGGGGATCGTGTTAGGACGCGCTTGCCGAAACAGATCGCGCAGAGAAAACTGCTGTTGCCCTTCGTAGTGACGGCGCAAGCCATACGCGGATTGATCCAAAACGCGATTTCGGCGTCTCCGGACGGGCATGATGTCACGATCACGGGGAGCTGCGATCACAATCGGTTGAGCATGAATATCGATGATCAAGGTGAAGGGATGAGTCCTGAAGTATTGGCGCGGGTCGGCGATCCGTTCTTTACGACGAAAGAGCCGGGAAGCGGGACCGGACTGGGCGTGTTTCTGGCTCGG
- a CDS encoding hypothetical protein (catalyzes the transfer of a formyl group from formylmethanofuran to tetrahydromethanopterin tetrahydromethanopterin), whose product MAEIEVNGVPVQDDYSETFAAQMVRVLVTSVNAKWAREAAWETKGLGRSATAPPCEATVEREVGSEETPDGRPGFIIQMMDRKAESLQKCLALRLRKGAVPNPKTNVFDALPSELAEDRISLDDSVIAKFGDGFEEVRQEFGREVYRIPRMDGWLHIERSYGIREAVTGGMFLILAKTDEEALAAAEETLERVGEIPLVVVKCAASGSKVGANTHTDMVATINDKYCPTLLPLEGSHLWPEVGCVYEIIVSGPTEEVVREGMKVGIEAATGCEGVLAIHTANYGGKLGKGKISLPSLWAEG is encoded by the coding sequence ATGGCCGAAATCGAAGTCAACGGCGTCCCCGTCCAGGACGATTATTCCGAAACATTTGCGGCCCAGATGGTGCGGGTGCTCGTCACGAGCGTGAACGCGAAATGGGCCCGCGAAGCCGCATGGGAGACCAAAGGCCTTGGCCGTTCGGCGACCGCTCCTCCCTGCGAGGCGACTGTCGAACGTGAGGTCGGTTCTGAGGAAACGCCCGACGGCCGGCCGGGCTTCATCATCCAGATGATGGACCGAAAGGCGGAGAGCCTGCAAAAGTGCCTCGCGCTGCGTTTGCGGAAAGGGGCAGTCCCAAACCCGAAGACGAATGTCTTCGATGCGCTGCCGAGCGAACTCGCGGAAGATCGCATCAGCCTTGATGACTCGGTCATCGCCAAATTCGGCGACGGCTTCGAAGAAGTTCGGCAGGAGTTCGGCCGTGAGGTTTACCGCATCCCGCGGATGGACGGCTGGCTGCATATAGAGAGGTCTTACGGCATCCGCGAGGCGGTGACCGGCGGGATGTTTCTGATCCTCGCAAAGACCGATGAGGAGGCTCTCGCGGCCGCGGAAGAGACGCTGGAGCGGGTCGGAGAGATACCACTTGTGGTGGTCAAGTGTGCCGCGAGTGGCTCGAAGGTCGGGGCGAACACACACACCGACATGGTCGCGACGATCAACGATAAGTACTGCCCGACGCTGCTGCCGCTCGAGGGCTCGCACCTGTGGCCGGAGGTCGGCTGCGTCTATGAGATCATCGTCAGCGGCCCGACGGAAGAAGTCGTTCGCGAGGGCATGAAAGTCGGCATTGAGGCGGCGACGGGGTGTGAGGGCGTGCTCGCCATTCACACCGCGAACTACGGCGGCAAACTCGGTAAAGGAAAAATTTCGTTGCCTTCGCTCTGGGCTGAGGGCTGA
- the hutG gene encoding N-formylglutamate deformylase, whose product MDVFELHRGDSPLILSMPHSGVELPPGLASRFHAHAVALPDTDWHIPRLYDFATGLDATIIRANYSRYVIDLNRPPSGESLYPGQATTDLCPTTTFGGDPLYEKGEEPSDAQIAKRRENYWEPYHLAIANEIKRVKAAHGYAVLYDCHSIASEVPRLFEGTLPVLNLGTAKSTSCDPVIERLVAKALSESEFNSVLNGRFVGGYITRNYGQPGDGVHAVQMEIGQDAYMNRGPGYQYREDRAESLRDVLKTLLLALISWRPN is encoded by the coding sequence ATGGATGTGTTCGAATTACACCGGGGTGATTCCCCGCTCATTCTCAGTATGCCGCACTCGGGGGTGGAGCTTCCCCCCGGTCTCGCCAGTCGCTTTCACGCCCACGCCGTGGCTCTGCCCGACACGGATTGGCATATCCCGCGGTTGTACGATTTCGCCACGGGACTCGATGCGACGATCATCCGCGCGAACTACAGTCGCTATGTGATCGACCTCAATCGCCCCCCGAGCGGTGAGAGCCTCTATCCCGGACAGGCCACCACCGACCTGTGCCCCACGACCACCTTCGGCGGCGATCCGCTCTATGAGAAGGGCGAGGAGCCTTCGGACGCGCAAATCGCGAAGCGACGCGAAAACTACTGGGAGCCCTACCATTTGGCGATCGCCAATGAGATTAAACGCGTGAAGGCCGCTCACGGTTACGCCGTGCTTTACGACTGCCACTCGATCGCGTCGGAAGTGCCAAGGCTGTTCGAAGGCACGCTCCCGGTGCTCAATCTCGGGACGGCAAAGTCCACAAGTTGCGATCCTGTTATCGAGCGACTCGTTGCAAAGGCCCTGAGCGAGTCGGAGTTCAATTCCGTCCTCAACGGTCGTTTTGTCGGCGGTTACATCACCCGCAATTATGGCCAACCTGGTGACGGCGTGCATGCGGTGCAGATGGAGATCGGACAGGACGCCTACATGAATCGCGGTCCGGGATATCAATACCGGGAAGATCGAGCCGAATCGCTCCGCGATGTGCTCAAGACTCTACTGTTGGCGTTGATCTCGTGGCGACCGAACTGA